The DNA window TTGTACCCAAgagtacttaaaattaaaaagttttttatctttctttactatcaccttttatcaatttaacacatcctttctgattaaaagtattaatttctttcaaagagagaaagaaagaaagaatagatttactgaccccaagcttTGAAACTTTTGGTGTTTACTAGGGGTGGCATGGTACATGAAAAAACATCCGAACCGTTGggttcgcttgtctcggttcaGAGCGTGTGTGCGTCacacggttcaacgcatgcgcaatgtagcctcgtgcacgtagtgagtgtcctttttgcgcgaaataagaggtgtgtgtggacgtcttttgcgcactcaagttcgttatttgGTATGTGCGCTCATAATGTAAGCGACGCCGCATCGAGATataaacatctcaacttttcagaattccgcaagcgcaccgcaggtcatgtgacatgaaccaaccaatcacttGTTTAAAAGACAGAGCTTAAAGAGTTCCTCTCTTTTCCTTTTAAAATATACCATTTTTGTAAGAGCTACACTGAAGTTGTCAGtttgataaatgcaagttaattcttcagttcaatctttatgtgctaaaaaggcacatcaattcctgtagagatagcaatacacattctcctgtttttgccaaataaatgaaaagcatgtcatcaatgtcttctctcttgctgtatcaaaatctccccagagatggtcccaataatgtgcttaaagtcaagtccaattcagtttgtgcatgattacatgatataacaattaaaaaaaaaatgtatcctaaattgtggataattaagctacatatcatatgccaaagtaaatttctggagttttaaagattaaaagaaaaaacaaaaacgttacagaaccgaaaaccgtgacctaaaACCATGATACGAactgaaccgtgccacccctagtgtttattgttacaaaagctttctattttaaataaatgctgttttttttttagcgttttatttgtcaaagaatcctgaaaaaagtatcacaggttcctaaaaaaaattaagcagcacaactgtttccaacgttgacaataaatcagcatattagaatgatttctgaagggtcatgtgacattaAATACTTTATATATTTGTAATAGCTTTATAACCCAATAATAATTACACTAGTTAAACATGCTTTCTAAACATTTTATAATTCTTATTACTTATAAACAATAATAGTTCATAATATTGATATTTCTACTGATATATTCTGATTGAATTATGTAAACAATGAGTTTGAatataagttattttaaatgtaaacactggtaCATTTTACACAAGTAGAGGATATCCTAAGTAGAAATGGAGAAATGTAAAAAGTTACAATTTCCTTTCTGATATTTCCTTTATCTTTAGAAAGCCacaagaaagacagacagaattcGGGCAGAGGAGAACGACGTCTCTGGTTTGACTGATGAAGAGTTGAAGGTCCAGCTTATGAAGTACGGAGTCCATTCAGGACCAATTGTTTGTGAGTATTACAGTTATATTGATCGCCCACTGTAAATGTCCTAAATTAGCAGATTTGTGAGCGTTTATATTGTATTGTTTCTGTATGCATCACAGCTTCTACACGTAAGCTGTATGAAAAGAAGCTTCAGCAGCTCCTCGAGCATCCACCGGTGGAGACCAGCCTGCCTGAACCTGAGACCGCCATCCCAGAGGCTGTCACCATCAAACCAGATGGAAACCAGAACGGCAACACGCATTCAGCTGAAGATCAGTACAGCGACAAAGAAGGTGATAAAAAGGATAATCAATACTGAAACAAGCTTTTTGCATTTGTGCTTTTAAGTAAAGCACTTTCCTGAAAAATAAGCTGTGTCTGAGTAAAAGTTGCACAGGGTCAAAATTGCattgttaaaggtgccatagaatggaaaactgtgtttagcttggcatagttgaataataacagttcagtacatggacatgacataccatgagtctcaaacaccaccatttcctcctccttatcagtatttgcagtgtttgcaaaagaccactgaaaaataggtcatttccaacataacacagactattacgtaatagtcccaatcgttaatagttacgcccccaacatttgcatcgcccaatcatcagcacatcagtaaaataaggggagccactgaagggacatgttAGCTTAAAGCCGCCGATAGTCTGTACATAAGATtacacttaccacataaacagagaggtgagtgcactgatgatggcaaatgatttacagatcctgagcatcgctaaagcatcaaaacttgtttGGTAAGTACTTCTTACGTTGTAAcgtcaaaacggcagattcaacaaaccgcatattaaaagcggctagagttaaataaataaaccgtaattaaatatatatttcctccatgtgtttccttacagctgttTGAGCAagccgctctgtgagacagccaatcagagcagagctcctcattattattcatgaaccttccaaataaagcaataacagagcatttcattctagggacaaatcctagggttgtaaatggacttgtaaaaccgtttctggagaatttttgctctttcctatgccatataccttctatgtagatatcagagaacaacttaaaatattgtttcaatgcattctaggGCACCTTTAagagaaaaaaacacaaatgtcacattttattattacattcacAAATAATGAAGTGATGCGTCATATGTGTACgtatttgtttgtgtgtttgcactTTGGAGTATATGAACTTCATCCTTTGTTATTAACTTAGTCAACTGTCGACAtccttaaatgtgaccctggaccacaaaaccagtcttaagtagcatgggggtatttgtagcaatagttaaattattgtatgggccaaaaatgtatttatttattttaatgccaaaaatcattaggatattaagtaaagatcatgtgtcATCATTTTGTGAATGCCCTACCGTAAATATGTTAAaacctaattttttattagtaatatgctacttaatttggacaactttaaaggcgattttcttaatattttgattttttttacaccttcagattccagattttctaaaagctgtatctcggtcaaattttaagacaggttttgtggtctaggaacACGAATGATATGTCTTTTGAGGATAGGTGTGTTATTTTACTAAGCTCTCAGACTTTGAATGTGATCCGAGTCATCCAGACAAGCACATTTTCTCCATCGAACATAAACATTTAGTTATGGCAAGTGAAGttgcttaaagggatggtttggagtagaattgacttcattgctatgcactccgaagcccatctaaataccccatccgaagtttttttttttaccttagtcgaacatttatggagatattagagtttttcgaattgcttgttacaggagtgaatggtacatgtgatgtatctcgtaaattgcaccactaaacgtgcaagtaatcttaccaaacttgtacagtagtgtaaataggtgtgtgtgagtgttttaaaaacacgttttacccgagaactactagtctcagaaactacaagtcgacgtcacttccctggtttgaaaaaagcacgtaaaagcatctactacatctgtctgcatgtcaacttgtaggaggacttttacgtgcttttttcaaaccagggaagtgacgtcgacgtgtcgccatttgtagtttttgagactagtagggatcttctaaaacgtgtttttaaaacactcatggtggacttacaaatgttctgatgcagcgttttgtgagtacataacctatttacactactgtacaagtttggtaagattacttgcacgtttagtggtgcaatttacgagatacattacatgtaccattcactcctgtaacaagcaattcgaaaaactctaatatctccataaatgtttgactaaggtaaaaaaaacttcggatggggtatttacatgggcttcggagtgcatagcaatgaagtcaattctactccgaaccatccctttaagattaAAAAGAGTTTAGTCTTCCAAAAGTTGTACTGGAGTTCCAAAAGTTACTTAAGGTTTAATATTTATGGCCATATTAGCTCTCTGTTTCACCTGTTTTGCTTTGCATTCGATTGGCAGAAGTTGATCCCGTACCAGAACCGGTTCCGGTTGTGACTAAGTCGATCCGGAGCAGAGGAAAGACTCCGGTCACCAGCAGGACCAGCAGCAGACAGCGCACTAAGGTAAAGAACAAGGCGAACATGCATATAAGGAGGTCATAATTGAGACTTCATTTATGGCGCAGAATCTCATCTGCTGTGCTCTGTAATAGTAGTTTTCTTCTGTTCAGCAGCAGGTGGAGGAGACGGCAACAATCATTGGGAAAACAACTGTGGATGGTGGAGATATTTTAAAGGAAATCTTCCCCAATGAACCTGCCACACCAACCGGAATAATGTGAGTATGAAGAATGAAATGTAATACTTGTTTCTTGCTATTTCTGTGGTGCTGATTGAAAAATGGTGCCTGTTTTGTTTTAGATAGTGACATTTTGTCaccaaaaaatatttaggagcactatgtgcgactgacccggtcagcatatttgtgtttatgCTCAAGGGAGATTCAAAGGTGTTTTTgcaatgtatcacagacatatctcacaaatcctttcataaagtgcagagagagtgtaaataagagattgattgtgcagtgtagagagctttgtTAAGccatgaactaagatgagtgacagcttttaatcatttttaagggagtttgtaaatgagatattgatcaaACACATCAGTTAAATAAACATGAGGTTATTAAGTGaattacattgtctgactataacactattgcctgatttcgctctatttcgtcgtcaaaaatagtctaaaacaagtcacaactgagccactgcgcatctccattcaaacacagtggtgtttaatttatgaatgagtgtgcgtttttaaacaaatctagtgaaatgattcaatttcccattcataaagccAGTCACTTGCTCTATTCCTGAATAAAATaagccgttcaaacgaatcaaatgaatatgattcggtaattaaatcagtgacctgccgccacctactggcagattttgtttaatttttaaagtatcttacagttttaaaaatcatttaatatttctgtattaaattatatatttaaaacattattcttaacatttaatttataaatttgtCTGCACTCATGCAACCTCtcagcctcattaaacatgaaaatacacagaCGAGGTCCTCTGcaccacctctgtagtacaaatttagttaatactgattttatttgattgCTAACTTATTCTTATCCTGCTTGTTTTTATTCcgttgttttaattagaatttttaaaccgcttaaaatatatattttttaaaaattaaagatgatatacttttaataaagttagaaaaatgccattacaaaggtaaaaacaaaaataggaaggcaaatttttttatcagattttttgatgattgtttagaatgtgctcctgaaatttttaGGAGCACAACTgctgtggactttatgtaaacatctttcatgtgaaatatcttattcaagtcagtacaaaataaacaataacatttgtatgatgcctcttattttggtcaaataattaacattttgcagattctgaaagggggatgtaaacttttgagctcaactgtatttaagtattttaatataCAATTTTTGTATTTGTGTTTGGTGCATTTAAGCAGTATAACTAAAAAGCCTTTATTCTTattaaaaataagatatttttaaacTCACCCATCATCAAATCAGATAATATTAGGTCTTTTTTCCAAGTTATAGGGCTGTGTTATCAGCTCTTTaattaaaaagttatttaattaaactaataacattttaattaaacaaataacgTTGTATGTCTGAACAGGGCCACATGTCGGAAGCCAATCCACGGTGCTGCTGGCCGTCCGGTGAAGCCGCTGAACCTCTGGTCTGAGGAGCCCCTCCTGCAGCAAAACACTTACACAGTGACCAAATCCTCCATCACAGATGTTCGCAGTGGAGCGCCGCCCGTCCATCCCAAACCCCGCCGCTGGTTTGCTTTCTGGTTGAAGCTACTGCTGTTCATCACGCTGGTTGCGTCTCTGTATTACGCCTTCCAAAACGTCACCACCGATCAGATCAGCGCCTGCCAGCTCTATGTCCAAGACAATGTCATCGCGCCCATCGTCAATTACATCAGCTGGGAAGGCCCAGCCGAGGGCGGCGATGGCAAATGAACGGCTTGCTCCGTCCACCAGCTTTAGCATGCATCTACCGTCAGACTGATTTTCTAGTGCTTTGCGGAGCGACGCGTCGGCAGGGTTCGGGGAGGGAGGGATTCTCGTTATTGCAGTTTGACCTATCAGTCACATCTGAATAGACTCGTGTTTCAAGTAGTCTTTAAACTCTGTGTGCATCGTGTGTTTTGATCTTGCTTTGTGATTTTACGGTTTTGTAGCATTCGAGACGACGTAGAGAAATGTAATAGTGAATCGCTAATAGTGATCATTTGCCACTCAGTGGCGTCCCTGTTCACATCAAGAGGTTACGTGCCAAGACATGGCCAACACAAGCACAATTTGGTTTCACACACATCGGCGCTGAAAGGAAAAGCGTGAAGCTGAATGTCTGCGAAAATGGTTTATTCAATATTTGAAAAGTTAATAATCATGGTGaagttggttttttttttttttttttttagcacggCTAAATCTGCCTATGAAGTATTGCTAATGAGACTAGAGTGAGAAATTTGTTCTAGCATAATAGGGTGAATCTCGCAAAAGTTATGTCTGTCATTTTTCACcagaaaatcaaaagaaaaaaattgcattactcaaatgcaaaaaaaaaaaatctcattaccATATTGTTAAAAATCTCATTGTAATTACCATAATGAAAAAATCACACTACAAACTACTCATTACCGTATTATGAAAAATAAGGAAAAAGGAAAAAACCGTAATGCAAAAACATCTACTTCTCTTTACCGTAAAGTGaaaaattgtaattgtaaaaattgtaattaccataataaataaaatcacattaCTGTAACGCAAAAAAATCTACTTCTCTTTATAGTAATGTGAAAAATCTAATTGTAATTACCATAATGAAAAAATTGCATTactgtaatgaaaaaaaaaattacttctcTTTACAATAATGCGAAAATCTCATTGTAATTACTATTATGAAAACAATCACATTACCGTAATGTAAAAATGACTATGTCTCGTTACCGTAATGTGAGAAATCTCATTGTGTTTAccataatgaaaaaaaaactactttgtcGAAATGCGAAAATCTCATTGTAATTACCATTATGAAAAAATTACATCACTGTAATGTAGAAAAGACTACTTCTTGTTACCGTAATGTGTAAAACTCTTTGTAATtactataatgaaaaaaaaaaacagttactgTATTGCAAAAAAACTACTTCTAATTACCATCATGTGAAAAATCTTGTTGTAATTATCATAATGAAGAAAATTGCATTACCGTAATGCAAAGATATCTACTTCTCATTACCGTAATGTGAAAAATCTCATTGAAATGACCATAATGAAGAAAATCGTATTACCGTAATGTAATAAAAACTACTCATTACGATAATGTGAAAAatttattgtaattacataataaAATCACATTACTGTAGcgcaaaaaaatctacttttcttttATGGTAATGTGAAAAATCTAATTGTAATTAccataatgaaaaaaaattgcattactgtaatgcaaaaaataaattactTCTCGTTACAGTAATGCGAAAATCTCATAATTaccattataaaaaaaatcacatcacTGTAATGCAAAAATGACTACTTGTTACCGTAATGTGAAAAACTTATTGTAATTACTATaatgaaaaaaatcaattactgtaatgcaaaaaaCTACTTCTCATTACCGTAATGTGAAAATCTCATTGTAATTAccataatgaaaaaaaatttgcattaccttaatgcaaaaaaaaaaattctcactatcataatacaatttattttttaaactttcaacttaatttacatttaaataataaaacattgtcTTCATATTACAGTAATGAAAATTTGGTTAGATTGTGCTTAATTTAAGTATTTTATAGTAAATAAAAGTGTTGATTTTGTGGTGAAAGATGACTTTTGACATATTCTTGTTTTGAATCTCGGTTTTCGTGAGATTCACCCAGTAGCATTTGATTTGAATGATTTGTAGCATTGAAATCTTCAAACTACTGAACTGCCAGCTGAGATGATGTTTGGTTTTAGTACTAGACATATtgattgatatttatttttttatccagAGCTTGAAAGAAAATGTGATCTGAAATTCACAGTTCACTTCTGATGAGAGGCAGTCTGTTGTTTTtcgttttctgttttaatagatAATGGTGGCTTGTTAAATGTGTTTGTGATGTTTTCATAATGTGATGTGGCATTATAGCCAATTTGAAAAACCCATAATGAGAATTGAGTCCACCGACACTCGCCTGTTATCGACTGTAATCAAACCGTCTGTTATTGCTCAAACACTGGCATTCATCCGACAAAACTATGAATTCATTTCCgtgctgtgatttttaaaaactaACCTGGTCTTGGATGTATTTACTGAGTATATCTTCATTTCTTTCAGAGAAATACATTTGTGACCGACATCTTCATTTGCAGGggtttctttttatattttgctACACTGTTGACTTACTTTTTAACTGCAATATTTTTCTAATGTCTTctctaaaattaaaaaacattttttaaaacgcAGTGGGTTACTTAAAATGTCGAAATACAGACTCCACTAACCACTAACATCTTAATTTCGTCCTGCTGTGACAAAGGCAGTCAATGGTGTAAAAGTCCAATTTGCACTTTGTATTTAGGCAGCTAATTGTGGAAAACTGGTCATACGGAATGAATTATTTATCCTTGACTCAATACAATTCTGGTGTGAAATAAAAGAAAAGCATTGAAATCCCAGAGGTGACCCTTCCTTGCGGTTTATTTACAGCAAGGTCAGTTCAgtgactgacacacacacacattccagCAAATTTAACCAGGAATGTTTCCTGTCATTTTTACTCCAAAGTTTGACCTTCAGACACAACATTGCACATTGGAGCTAGAGAACCATATAATCAGCCATGTTCAGATACACATTTACACAACATATTTAGCAATAAATAGTTGCTGTACAATATTAACGCACATAAATATGCCTCAGTCACACTGCAAAGACAGCAGACGGTGACTTTGAGCTGCTTGGAATCTCTTGCGTAATGCAATCCGGAAAAGCACCGACCCTCAATTTTGTCCGAGTTCTACTATGGCGAAggcttggctcatgaatattaattatgtaATGCGACGTTACCCAGTTGGCCGTTTTACCTATTTGCAGTTGATTCAATAAGGCGTTGAATTGTCCCCTagcaataattttgatcaaacaatCGAATATATGTGTATGTAACCACTGAAATAGCTCATAATGATATTACCTGAGAAGTTGAAGTTTTTTAAAACATAGGCTAAGTGTGCAGATTAGTTGAATGATAATGTTTACTCTCTTAAACTATGCTATGCTGTTTTGTGTTTATTTGCTTCGATTTTCAATTTCCAACTGCAGCAAACGTCTAAAGACGTGAAAAGCGGAGGAACCGACAAACCAAATCAATTAAGTCatgctggaaccgctccgattgattcagaCTTGTGACTTTGAACATTCC is part of the Garra rufa chromosome 25, GarRuf1.0, whole genome shotgun sequence genome and encodes:
- the tmpob gene encoding thymopoietin b isoform X1, producing the protein MAQFHEDPALLTKEKLKSELLANNVPLPSADSKKDVYVQLYLKNLTVLNKKNISAPALDTFSSDEEMTAPLVSNRSRSGKKATRKTDRIRAEENDVSGLTDEELKVQLMKYGVHSGPIVSSTRKLYEKKLQQLLEHPPVETSLPEPETAIPEAVTIKPDGNQNGNTHSAEDQYSDKEEVDPVPEPVPVVTKSIRSRGKTPVTSRTSSRQRTKQQVEETATIIGKTTVDGGDILKEIFPNEPATPTGIMATCRKPIHGAAGRPVKPLNLWSEEPLLQQNTYTVTKSSITDVRSGAPPVHPKPRRWFAFWLKLLLFITLVASLYYAFQNVTTDQISACQLYVQDNVIAPIVNYISWEGPAEGGDGK
- the tmpob gene encoding thymopoietin b isoform X2: MAQFHEDPALLTKEKLKSELLANNVPLPSADSKKDVYVQLYLKNLTVLNKKNISAPALDTFSSDEEMTAPLVSNRSRSGKKATRKTDRIRAEENDVSGLTDEELKVQLMKYGVHSGPIVSSTRKLYEKKLQQLLEHPPVETSLPEPETAIPEAVTIKPDGNQNGNTHSAEDQYSDKEEVDPVPEPVPVVTKSIRSRGKTPVTSRTSSRQRTKQVEETATIIGKTTVDGGDILKEIFPNEPATPTGIMATCRKPIHGAAGRPVKPLNLWSEEPLLQQNTYTVTKSSITDVRSGAPPVHPKPRRWFAFWLKLLLFITLVASLYYAFQNVTTDQISACQLYVQDNVIAPIVNYISWEGPAEGGDGK